CGGCCAGGTGCGGCGCGCGGTCTCCAGCACCGCGTCGAGGTAAGGATACTTCCGGCCGCTCACCCGGTTGGGCACGTGCATGACCCCGACGACGAGCGGGCCGGGGGCCTGGATCCGCGCGAGGAGCCAGCGCGCGCGCCAGCTCCGCGCTCGGGGGCGTGCCGCGGAACTCGCAGAGCGCCACCGCGTCGGCGCTCCAGGCCCGGATCTGCCGGGCGATGGCGGCGGTCCGCACGCCGCCGCCGTGGCGGATGTTCCAGAAGACGACCCGCATGCTTCGCCCCGCTACTTGTCGAGCCAGACCTCTTGCAGACGGCAGCAGTTGTAGGTGACCTGGTTCAGGATCAGGTTCTTGACGTAGGGGTAGTGCGCGAACCGGTCGGTGCGCCAGCCCATGGTCGGCCGCGCCGCGTCCTCCTCGAGCTTCTTCTGGATCTGCCAGACCAGCGTCAGGCGCTTCTGGGCGTCGATCTCCTGGGACTGCTGGTCGATCAGCCGCCCCACCTCCTCGTTGCAGTAGTCGCCGTAGTTGCGCGGTGAGCCGCAGGCGTAGTTCTCGTAGAAGTTGGCGTCCGGATCGTCGACGCCGAGCCCGGTGAGGTTGGCGCCGATCTGGAACTCGCGGCGGGTCACCATCGGATGCCACTGCGCGGTGTCGATCTGCTTGAGCGTCGCCTCTGAGCCTCGACGGCCTCGACGTTGGCGTACCACTCCTTCCGCGGGTTGATGCGGAGCTTGGCCGGCGCGTCGGCGGCCTCGCGCACCACATCGAAGGTGAACTTCACATCCCGCGAGGTGAAGGGCCGGCCGTCGTGCCACGTCACGTCGCGTCGCAGGAAGAACACCAGGTTGCGGTAGTTGTCTTGCCACGACCATGTCTCGGCCAGCTCGGGCACGATCGTGTCCATGCGGCCGAGCCGCTTGGTCTGGTCGTAGATGACGAGGTTGCTGTAGCACGGCATGGCCGGCCACGTGACCGAGTTGGTCGCGGCCTCGTGAATCGCGAACCCCTGGGGCAGGTCCTCGCGGAGCACGAGCCGGAGCACGCCGCCCGGCTTGCCGTCACGCGGAGCGGGCGCGGGGACCTGAGCGAGCGCGGAGACGGGCGCGAGCGTCGAGCCGAGGATCAGGAGGAGACCGAGGACACGGGCGGCGCTGGACATGAAACGTCTCCTTGGAGGAACCGGCCTGGGCAACCGCTCCTCACCCGGCCCTCTCGCCTCGGGGGAGAGGGCCGGGGAGGACGGGCAAGGTCAGACGGTGACGGGCTTGTAGACCGGCATGCGCCACTCGGGGAAGCGCCGGTCCGTGCCGCGTACCACGTTCATGTAGGCGGTGAGCAGCCGCTGGGTGATGGGGCCCACGCCGCCGTCGCCGAGCGGAAAGCGATCGACCGAGAGGATCGGGGTGATCTCGTAGCCGCTGCCGCAGAAGAAGGCCTCGTCGGCCACGTACAGCTCGGTGCGCGCGATGTCGCGCTCCACCACTTCCATGCCGAGCGCGGGCGCGACCGCGTCGATCAAGGTGGTGCGGGTGATCGACTCCAGGATGTCGCTGGTGATCGGCGGGGTGACCAGCTGGCCGCGGCGCACCATGAAGAACGTGGCGCCCGAGCCCTCGGCCACCGTGCCCTGCTGATTCAGGAAGATCGGCGCGTCGTAGCCGTCGGCCTTGGCCTGGAGCGTGGCGAGCCGGCCGTTCTGGTAGTTGGCCCCGCACTTCAGCCGGATCGGGATCGCGTTGTCACTGGTGCGCTGCCAGGAGGTGATGCAGCACTTGAGCCCGCTGCCCTCCGTGATGCGCGCCCGACGCCGGGGGTTGATGTAGAGCCCGGTCGGGCTGGTCGAGTCGAGGCCGGGGGCGGCCACGTAGGCCACCAGGTGCATGTGCACGTCCTCGCGGATCTCGTTGCCGCGCAGCACGTCCCGGACCGCCTCGTACAGGTCCATGTCGGTATAGGGCACCGTGAATCGCATCATCTTCATCGACTCACGCAGGCGCGCGAAGTGCTCGCCGAGACGGAAGCAGTAGACCTCTCCGTCGGCCTCGTTCCAGTAGGCGCGCAGGCCCTCGAAGACGTTGGTCGCGTAGAAGACGGCCGCGCTGTTGACGGGCAGGACCGCCTCGGCCGGCGAGACCAGGCGGCCGTTCATCCAGATCTTCAACTCTTGCGCCACGATGGGTTCCTCCGTTGTCGGCGCCCTCGCGGTGCGGCGCCGGACCGCAGAGAGGATATCACCGTTGGGCGCCGAGGTGGGAGAGCAGCCGGGAGGTGACCGCGGCCGGCGCCTCGTCGGTGACGAAGTGGCCGACTCCCGGCAGGGTCTCGAAGCGGAACGGCCCGCTGACGAAGTCGGCGGTGAGGCGGGCCGCGGTGGGGCCGACGGTGGCGTCACGATCGCCCCAGATGTAGAGCGTCGGCACCGTGATCGCGCCGACCTCGACCGTGGTGAGCGTCCCGGCCGCCCGGTACCAGGCCAGCGCGGCCTCGAGGGCCGCCGGCTCGCCGAGCACCGACAGGTACTCGTCCACCGCGACCGGGGGCACGCCCTGCCCGGCGAGCCGCGCCCGGAGCAGGCGCGCCCCGTCCTCGAGGAGACGCGGCCCGGTGGCCTGATCGTGGAACGCCTTGTGGTGGCGGGACCGATGCTGCTGGTCGTCGGCGTTGTCGCGGAAGGCGCGGCGGAAGGCGGCGGGGTGCGGGCGTGAGAGGACGGTCAGCGACCGGATGCGCGTGGGATGCCGGTGTGCGGTGACCCAGCTCACGTGGCCACCCCAGTCGTGGCCGACCAGGTGGAACGGCCGGCCCCGCGCGCCGGCGGCGTCGGCCAGGTCGAGCACGTCCTGGACGAGGCGGTCGACCCCGTAAGCCGCGAGTCCCTCGGCCGGATCCGGTCGCACGCCCGCCGAATAGCCGCGCTGGTCCGGGGCCACCGCGCGGTAGCCC
The genomic region above belongs to Candidatus Methylomirabilota bacterium and contains:
- a CDS encoding ABC transporter substrate-binding protein, which translates into the protein MSSAARVLGLLLILGSTLAPVSALAQVPAPAPRDGKPGGVLRLVLREDLPQGFAIHEAATNSVTWPAMPCYSNLVIYDQTKRLGRMDTIVPELAETWSWQDNYRNLVFFLRRDVTWHDGRPFTSRDVKFTFDVVREAADAPAKLRINPRKEWYANVEAVEAQRRRSSRSTPRSGIRW
- the ilvE gene encoding branched-chain-amino-acid transaminase; amino-acid sequence: MAQELKIWMNGRLVSPAEAVLPVNSAAVFYATNVFEGLRAYWNEADGEVYCFRLGEHFARLRESMKMMRFTVPYTDMDLYEAVRDVLRGNEIREDVHMHLVAYVAAPGLDSTSPTGLYINPRRRARITEGSGLKCCITSWQRTSDNAIPIRLKCGANYQNGRLATLQAKADGYDAPIFLNQQGTVAEGSGATFFMVRRGQLVTPPITSDILESITRTTLIDAVAPALGMEVVERDIARTELYVADEAFFCGSGYEITPILSVDRFPLGDGGVGPITQRLLTAYMNVVRGTDRRFPEWRMPVYKPVTV
- a CDS encoding alpha/beta hydrolase; the encoded protein is MTDGRAHSSDTIATAEGRFSAATAGPADGPLVILLHGYPQTRHTWRQQVPALGAAGYRAVAPDQRGYSAGVRPDPAEGLAAYGVDRLVQDVLDLADAAGARGRPFHLVGHDWGGHVSWVTAHRHPTRIRSLTVLSRPHPAAFRRAFRDNADDQQHRSRHHKAFHDQATGPRLLEDGARLLRARLAGQGVPPVAVDEYLSVLGEPAALEAALAWYRAAGTLTTVEVGAITVPTLYIWGDRDATVGPTAARLTADFVSGPFRFETLPGVGHFVTDEAPAAVTSRLLSHLGAQR